One Nonomuraea angiospora DNA segment encodes these proteins:
- a CDS encoding LacI family DNA-binding transcriptional regulator, whose translation MRRPAKRVTSADVARAAGVSAATVSYVLNDTPGQSIPEETRRRVLDAVKRLDYRPRGSARSLAAGRSDVVLLSIPHLSIGPGINRFVEQFATALADAGLTLVTHLAGAPGRPLPDVCAAIDASVVVSLDPLDDETVQALRRAGADLVFTTEFEAHPTMRLMGRLQAEHLIDLGHRRLGYAMPEHPLLRKIAGDRLAGVAEACAHAGVDPPTALDTRLDGAAMARAARRWRRESVTAVCAYNDEVAIALLMGLRRAGLTAPGDLAVIGTDDIPLAQAADPPLSTIAFDLEKVGRSLADAVVANLSGRKPRLTPASLSPHVIHRAST comes from the coding sequence ATGAGACGCCCAGCGAAGCGGGTCACCAGCGCCGATGTCGCCCGAGCAGCCGGCGTCTCCGCCGCGACCGTGAGCTATGTGCTCAACGACACCCCGGGGCAGTCGATCCCGGAAGAGACCCGCCGCCGCGTCCTCGACGCGGTCAAGCGGCTCGACTACCGCCCGCGCGGCTCGGCCCGCTCCCTGGCCGCGGGGCGCAGCGACGTCGTCCTGCTGTCCATCCCGCACCTGTCGATCGGCCCCGGCATCAACCGCTTCGTCGAGCAGTTCGCCACCGCCCTGGCCGACGCCGGCCTCACCCTGGTCACCCACCTGGCCGGAGCGCCGGGGCGGCCGCTGCCCGACGTCTGCGCGGCGATCGACGCCTCGGTGGTCGTCAGCCTCGACCCGCTCGACGACGAGACCGTGCAGGCCCTGCGCCGGGCCGGCGCGGACCTCGTCTTCACCACCGAGTTCGAGGCCCACCCCACCATGCGGCTCATGGGCCGCCTCCAGGCCGAGCACCTCATCGACCTGGGTCACCGGCGCCTCGGCTACGCCATGCCCGAGCACCCGCTGCTCCGCAAGATCGCCGGCGACCGGCTGGCCGGGGTCGCCGAGGCCTGCGCGCACGCCGGTGTCGACCCGCCCACGGCGCTCGACACCAGGCTCGACGGCGCCGCCATGGCCCGCGCCGCCAGGCGCTGGCGGCGGGAGTCCGTGACCGCCGTGTGCGCCTACAACGACGAGGTCGCGATCGCCCTCCTCATGGGCCTGCGCCGCGCCGGGCTCACCGCCCCCGGCGATCTGGCGGTCATCGGCACCGACGACATCCCCCTCGCCCAAGCGGCCGATCCGCCGCTCAGCACGATCGCCTTCGACCTGGAGAAGGTGGGCCGTTCCCTGGCCGACGCGGTCGTGGCGAACCTGTCGGGCCGCAAGCCGCGCCTGACGCCGGCCTCGTTGTCCCCGCACGTCATTCACCGCGCCTCCACCTGA
- a CDS encoding FGGY family carbohydrate kinase: MHVLAIDQGTSGTKAIVVDAGGAVLAIAEEALRPRYLEGGGVEQDPRALLDSVLTAGRRAAAAAGVPLDAVALANQGETVLAWDPVTGEPLTPAIVWQDRRAEPLCAARAEHAGRVAALTGLVLDPYFSAPKMRWIREELTTEGVVTTTDTWLVHRLCGAFVTDASTASRSLLLGLEDARWNGELLELFGLGSERLPEIVASDAVVGTTTAFGPEVPVTGLIVDQQAALLAEACLEAGTAKCTYGTGAFLLAQLGTSPARSASGLATSIAWRLHGETRYCVDGQVYTAASAVRWLADLGLVSGADQLDAVAAPSGDGVLCVPALAGLAAPWWDAGATASFTGMTLSTGRGHLVRALLEGVAAQVAELAALVGADLGAPLSRLRVDGGLTRSRVLMQAQADLAQLPVEVYPSPHATPLGAAACALMALDPALDAAAAVGGWRPSAVYEPAWPADRAAAHLERWRAAAQATLSSKENS, encoded by the coding sequence ATGCACGTCCTCGCGATCGACCAGGGCACGTCAGGGACCAAGGCCATCGTCGTGGACGCCGGTGGCGCCGTCCTGGCGATCGCCGAGGAGGCCCTGCGCCCGCGTTACCTGGAGGGCGGCGGCGTCGAGCAGGACCCGCGTGCCCTGCTCGACTCCGTCCTGACCGCCGGACGGCGCGCGGCCGCCGCGGCGGGCGTGCCGCTGGACGCGGTCGCCCTGGCCAACCAGGGCGAGACCGTGCTGGCCTGGGATCCCGTCACCGGCGAACCGCTCACCCCCGCCATCGTCTGGCAGGACCGCCGGGCCGAGCCGCTGTGCGCCGCGCGGGCCGAGCACGCCGGCCGGGTGGCCGCGCTGACCGGCCTCGTGCTCGACCCGTACTTCTCGGCGCCGAAGATGCGCTGGATCCGCGAGGAGCTGACCACCGAGGGCGTCGTGACGACCACCGACACCTGGCTGGTCCACCGGCTGTGCGGCGCGTTCGTCACCGACGCCTCCACCGCCAGCCGCTCCCTGCTGCTCGGGCTGGAGGACGCGCGGTGGAACGGCGAGCTGCTGGAGCTGTTCGGGCTCGGCTCCGAACGGCTCCCCGAGATCGTCGCCAGTGACGCCGTCGTCGGCACGACCACCGCGTTCGGCCCGGAGGTCCCCGTGACCGGGCTGATCGTCGATCAGCAGGCCGCGCTGCTGGCCGAGGCGTGCCTGGAGGCGGGCACCGCCAAGTGCACCTACGGCACGGGCGCGTTCCTGCTCGCCCAGCTCGGGACGTCCCCCGCGCGCTCGGCGTCGGGGCTGGCCACGTCGATCGCCTGGCGGCTGCACGGCGAGACGCGCTACTGCGTGGACGGCCAGGTCTACACCGCGGCCTCGGCCGTGCGCTGGCTCGCCGACCTCGGCCTCGTCTCCGGCGCGGACCAGCTCGACGCCGTCGCGGCGCCCTCCGGCGACGGCGTGCTGTGCGTGCCCGCGCTCGCCGGGCTGGCCGCGCCGTGGTGGGACGCCGGCGCCACCGCCTCGTTCACCGGCATGACGCTCAGCACCGGCCGCGGGCACCTCGTACGGGCGCTGCTGGAGGGGGTCGCCGCGCAGGTCGCCGAGCTGGCCGCGCTGGTGGGGGCGGATCTCGGCGCGCCGCTGTCGCGGCTGCGCGTGGACGGCGGCCTGACCCGCTCGCGCGTCCTCATGCAGGCGCAGGCCGACCTCGCCCAGCTCCCCGTGGAGGTCTACCCGTCGCCGCACGCGACCCCGCTCGGCGCCGCCGCCTGCGCGCTGATGGCCCTGGACCCGGCCCTGGACGCCGCCGCGGCCGTCGGCGGCTGGCGGCCGTCGGCCGTCTACGAGCCCGCCTGGCCCGCGGACCGGGCCGCCGCGCACCTGGAGCGGTGGCGGGCCGCCGCCCAGGCCACTCTGTCGTCGAAGGAGAACTCGTGA
- a CDS encoding GntR family transcriptional regulator yields MGSPRYVTIAAELRDRITGEKLGPHTLMPSERELSESFGVSRMTARQALALLEKEGYVYRRPPRGTFVAEPRVPFHIGSFSDEIILAGRRPSAQLIWAEERPPTPSAREALDLAGEETVHALHRLRFADDEPIALETTYFPSAITPGLLERPLTGSLWHILRAHYGVVPADASAVIESIVIDDASCARLQVRSASSGILLTRRTYTSEGRCIEFARDVYRADRASFKVEARIPAPVDGG; encoded by the coding sequence ATGGGCTCACCCCGTTACGTGACGATCGCCGCGGAGCTGCGCGACCGCATCACCGGCGAGAAGCTCGGCCCCCACACGCTCATGCCGTCCGAACGGGAGCTCAGCGAGAGCTTCGGCGTCAGCCGGATGACCGCCCGGCAGGCCCTGGCGCTGCTGGAGAAGGAGGGTTACGTCTACCGGCGGCCGCCGCGCGGCACGTTCGTGGCCGAACCGCGGGTGCCGTTCCACATCGGCAGCTTCTCCGACGAGATCATCCTGGCCGGGCGGCGGCCGTCGGCCCAGCTCATCTGGGCCGAGGAGCGCCCCCCGACCCCTTCGGCCCGGGAGGCGCTCGACCTGGCCGGCGAGGAGACCGTGCACGCCCTGCACCGGCTGCGCTTCGCCGACGACGAGCCGATCGCGCTGGAGACCACCTACTTCCCCAGCGCGATCACGCCCGGCCTGCTGGAGCGGCCCCTCACCGGCTCGCTCTGGCACATCCTGCGTGCCCACTACGGCGTCGTGCCGGCCGATGCCTCCGCCGTCATCGAGTCCATCGTCATCGACGACGCCTCCTGCGCCCGGCTGCAGGTGCGCAGCGCCTCCAGCGGGATCCTGCTGACCCGCCGCACCTACACGAGCGAGGGGCGCTGCATCGAGTTCGCGCGCGACGTCTACCGGGCCGATCGCGCGTCGTTCAAGGTGGAGGCGCGGATCCCGGCGCCGGTCGACGGCGGCTGA
- a CDS encoding alpha-L-rhamnosidase yields MSEHAPYDLRIASGGDQFPVAEERPMLSWKLPRTWSGQDGYDLQLRVDGVERSVANVVSARHLFVEWPLPPLRSRQSVAWRVRTRRGGRSSGWSPWHAFESGLLERDWSARWISPREDGGDSRPAYVLAGGVDLRGDIAHARLYATALGVYEAFVNGTRVGTAELAPGSTSYGDTLYAQAADVTALLRGGGNDLEILLSDGWYRGSVGTWRKRDSWGTTTAARLQLHVRYADGTEAVAVTGADWTSRRGSIVAADLMNGQTTDFTAPPGATRPVLVDAVTAPPISWSPAPPVRRIERIAPRSVTRHGDGAWIVDFGQNASGWIALAGLGPAGTRTVIDYGEHLDPAGDLTTTHLDSRRPGEPAIPFVQRDEVVSSGRPGEVFEPRHTVHGFRYARLSRAVDPADIVMRVVHTDLRPTATFACSDDDLNRLHEVARWSFRGNAVDLPTDCPTRERLGWTGDYQIFAPTAARLYDVDGFSRKWLRSVRDDQLDDGRVVNSSPDANRLKVHDEPMANGITGSAGWGDAIVLVPWVLYTTYGDTAALAENWPAMRRWVEWALATARDARHPSRVERSAEPLAHEEFVWDGSFHWGEWLEPKERAADGSLIDPVMSDPMAWYLADKGEVGTAYLFRSVRTLADVARVLGHAGEAARYRETAERVRRAWRTEFLDAEGRTKAGTQASYVRALAFELVPEDLRERAARHLVALIDAAGGHLGTGFLSTADLLPVLADSGHPDVAYRVLLQRSSPSWLGMLDRGATTIWEDWDGVSEDGTATASLNHYSKGAVIRFLHTHTLGLRQEPGSAGWESFVVAPVLDETITWATGTFDGPRGRIAVDWHVEDGHLTIAVEVPGGSEARIRFPDGSTFHTGPGRFSRRRPIN; encoded by the coding sequence ATGAGCGAGCACGCGCCGTACGACCTGCGGATCGCCAGTGGCGGCGATCAGTTCCCGGTCGCCGAGGAGCGGCCGATGCTGTCCTGGAAGCTGCCGCGGACGTGGAGCGGGCAGGACGGCTACGACCTCCAGCTCCGCGTGGACGGCGTCGAGCGGAGCGTGGCGAACGTCGTCTCCGCCCGGCACCTGTTCGTCGAGTGGCCGCTGCCGCCGCTGCGCAGCCGGCAGTCCGTGGCCTGGCGGGTCCGGACGCGTCGCGGCGGGCGGTCCTCTGGCTGGTCGCCCTGGCACGCGTTCGAGTCCGGCCTGCTGGAGCGGGACTGGTCGGCGCGCTGGATCTCCCCGCGGGAGGACGGCGGGGACTCGCGCCCGGCCTACGTCCTGGCCGGCGGCGTGGACCTGCGCGGCGACATCGCCCACGCCCGGCTCTACGCCACCGCGCTCGGTGTCTACGAGGCGTTCGTCAACGGCACCCGGGTGGGGACGGCGGAGCTGGCGCCGGGCTCCACCTCGTACGGGGACACGCTGTACGCCCAGGCCGCCGACGTCACGGCGCTGCTGCGCGGCGGCGGCAACGACCTGGAGATCCTGCTGTCGGACGGCTGGTACCGGGGCAGCGTCGGCACCTGGCGCAAGCGCGACTCGTGGGGCACGACCACCGCGGCCCGGCTCCAGCTCCACGTCCGCTACGCCGACGGCACCGAGGCGGTCGCCGTCACGGGCGCGGACTGGACCTCGCGCCGCGGCAGCATCGTCGCGGCCGACCTGATGAACGGCCAGACGACCGACTTCACGGCCCCGCCGGGCGCCACCCGGCCCGTCCTGGTGGACGCGGTCACCGCGCCGCCGATCAGCTGGTCACCGGCCCCGCCGGTGCGCCGGATCGAGCGGATCGCCCCGCGTTCGGTGACCCGGCACGGCGACGGCGCCTGGATCGTGGACTTCGGCCAGAACGCCTCCGGCTGGATCGCCCTGGCGGGCCTGGGCCCGGCCGGCACCCGTACGGTGATCGACTACGGCGAGCACCTGGACCCGGCCGGGGACCTGACCACGACGCACCTGGACAGCCGGCGGCCGGGCGAGCCCGCGATCCCGTTCGTGCAGCGCGACGAGGTCGTCTCCTCGGGACGGCCCGGCGAGGTGTTCGAGCCCCGGCACACCGTGCACGGCTTCCGCTACGCGCGCCTCTCCCGCGCCGTGGACCCGGCGGACATCGTCATGCGGGTCGTGCACACCGATCTGCGCCCGACGGCGACGTTCGCCTGCAGCGACGACGACCTCAACCGGCTGCACGAGGTGGCGCGCTGGAGCTTCCGCGGCAACGCCGTGGACCTCCCGACCGACTGCCCCACGCGCGAGCGTCTGGGCTGGACGGGCGACTACCAGATCTTCGCGCCGACCGCGGCCCGCCTGTACGACGTCGACGGCTTCAGCCGCAAGTGGCTGCGCTCCGTCCGCGACGACCAGCTGGACGACGGCCGCGTGGTGAACTCCTCGCCCGACGCCAACCGGCTGAAGGTCCACGACGAGCCGATGGCGAACGGGATCACCGGCTCGGCCGGGTGGGGCGACGCGATCGTCCTCGTCCCATGGGTGCTCTACACGACCTACGGCGACACGGCCGCCCTCGCCGAGAACTGGCCGGCGATGCGGCGCTGGGTCGAGTGGGCACTGGCGACCGCGCGCGACGCCCGGCACCCCTCCCGCGTCGAGCGTTCGGCCGAGCCGCTCGCCCACGAGGAGTTCGTCTGGGACGGCTCCTTCCACTGGGGCGAATGGCTGGAGCCGAAGGAACGCGCGGCGGACGGGTCCCTGATCGATCCCGTGATGAGCGATCCCATGGCGTGGTACCTGGCGGACAAGGGCGAGGTGGGCACCGCGTACCTGTTCCGCTCCGTCCGCACCCTCGCCGACGTGGCGCGGGTGCTGGGTCACGCCGGCGAGGCGGCCCGCTACCGCGAGACGGCCGAGCGGGTACGCCGGGCGTGGCGGACGGAGTTCCTGGACGCCGAGGGCCGGACGAAGGCCGGCACGCAGGCGAGCTACGTGCGGGCCCTGGCGTTCGAGCTCGTGCCCGAGGACCTGCGCGAGCGGGCGGCCCGGCACCTCGTCGCCCTGATCGACGCGGCCGGCGGGCACCTCGGCACGGGCTTCCTCTCGACGGCCGACCTGCTGCCCGTCCTGGCCGACTCCGGCCACCCCGACGTCGCCTACCGGGTGCTGCTGCAGCGCTCGTCCCCCTCGTGGCTGGGCATGCTCGACCGGGGCGCGACCACCATCTGGGAGGACTGGGACGGGGTGTCCGAGGACGGCACGGCCACGGCGTCACTCAACCACTACAGCAAGGGCGCGGTCATCCGCTTCCTGCACACCCACACCCTCGGCCTGCGGCAGGAGCCGGGGTCGGCCGGCTGGGAGTCCTTCGTGGTCGCGCCGGTGCTCGACGAGACGATCACCTGGGCCACGGGCACCTTCGACGGCCCGCGGGGGCGGATCGCCGTCGACTGGCACGTCGAGGACGGCCACCTGACCATCGCGGTCGAGGTGCCCGGAGGCTCCGAGGCACGGATCCGCTTCCCGGACGGCAGCACGTTCCACACCGGCCCGGGACGTTTCTCTCGACGACGTCCCATCAACTGA
- a CDS encoding serine/threonine-protein kinase produces the protein MSTQTHEHLGPYRVIGKIGEGGMGVAHLGLDGAGREVAIKVLHPHVAADLKSRDRLFREVETMRRVRSRYVAEVIDAELAGDRPYVVTRFAAGRTLEDTVLADGPLEAREVVKLAQGLCQALVDIHAADVIHRDLKPSNVMLVDGEPLVIDFGIAHLVNAARLTQTGMFVGTPGYLAPEIIRDSQITQAADVHALASTVFFAATGLPPFGTGTFEAICFNTMEGRAQLDKAPAWLRGWLSRAMQVDPAARPGAGELLRLARALDPAGRPDRTKRIASGTLTMDIVSDLLPPVEYAPSRQEERPPPYVPAPAPTLHADRPREPRPAPPPAEPFELKRFLASSGFVGVLMLVTLVAATVVMPVAVGLVAAALSLALRAGDHFFGESGQPFSRSALVAVGHLFLSLAFGIVVASLLHLSGRVSASQAESLAAGAFTLGLFVLPGAGVVRQVATRTLARLLPGRNATVVTVAVMGPVALTAVIVALVQGL, from the coding sequence ATGAGCACGCAGACGCACGAGCATCTCGGCCCGTACCGGGTGATCGGGAAGATCGGCGAGGGCGGCATGGGGGTGGCCCACCTCGGTCTGGACGGCGCGGGCCGCGAGGTCGCGATCAAGGTTCTGCACCCGCACGTGGCCGCCGATCTCAAGTCGCGCGACCGGCTGTTCCGCGAGGTGGAGACGATGCGGCGGGTGCGCAGCCGCTACGTGGCCGAGGTGATCGACGCCGAGCTGGCGGGCGACCGGCCCTACGTGGTGACCCGCTTCGCCGCGGGCCGCACGCTGGAGGACACCGTGCTGGCCGACGGCCCGCTGGAGGCGCGCGAGGTCGTCAAGCTCGCGCAGGGGCTGTGCCAGGCGCTGGTGGACATCCACGCGGCCGACGTGATCCATCGTGACCTCAAGCCGTCCAACGTCATGCTGGTCGACGGCGAGCCGCTGGTCATCGACTTCGGCATCGCGCATCTGGTGAACGCGGCCCGGCTGACGCAGACCGGGATGTTCGTCGGCACGCCGGGCTACCTGGCGCCGGAGATCATCCGTGACTCGCAGATCACCCAGGCGGCCGACGTGCACGCGCTGGCCTCGACGGTGTTCTTCGCGGCCACGGGGCTGCCGCCGTTCGGGACGGGGACGTTCGAGGCGATCTGCTTCAACACCATGGAAGGCCGGGCGCAGCTCGACAAGGCGCCGGCGTGGCTGCGGGGCTGGCTGAGCCGGGCGATGCAGGTCGATCCGGCGGCGCGGCCCGGCGCGGGAGAGCTGCTGCGGCTGGCCAGGGCGCTCGATCCGGCGGGCCGCCCGGACAGGACCAAGCGGATCGCGAGCGGCACGCTGACCATGGACATCGTCTCCGACCTGCTCCCGCCGGTCGAATACGCCCCGAGCCGCCAGGAGGAGCGGCCGCCGCCCTACGTGCCCGCTCCCGCGCCGACCCTCCACGCCGACCGGCCGCGGGAGCCCCGCCCGGCCCCGCCTCCCGCGGAGCCCTTCGAGCTCAAGCGGTTCCTGGCCAGCAGCGGGTTCGTCGGGGTGCTGATGCTCGTGACGCTGGTGGCGGCGACCGTCGTCATGCCGGTCGCCGTGGGGCTGGTGGCGGCGGCGCTCTCGCTGGCGTTGCGCGCCGGCGATCACTTCTTCGGCGAGAGCGGGCAGCCGTTCAGCAGGTCCGCGCTCGTCGCGGTGGGCCACCTGTTCCTGTCGCTGGCGTTCGGCATCGTCGTCGCGAGCCTGCTGCACCTGTCCGGCCGGGTGAGCGCCAGCCAGGCGGAGTCCCTCGCCGCCGGCGCGTTCACGCTGGGGCTGTTCGTGCTGCCCGGCGCGGGTGTGGTGCGGCAGGTCGCCACGCGCACCCTCGCCCGCCTGCTGCCCGGCCGCAACGCGACCGTGGTGACGGTGGCGGTGATGGGTCCGGTGGCGCTGACCGCGGTGATCGTGGCCCTGGTCCAGGGGCTGTAA
- a CDS encoding MFS transporter: MATPPSLGPLETRTPDDLPRASAGYVFWMMAANFGISMAFVVPLSFSLAVRIDELAPGHEEVLGYVTGTAQTIYLVLSPLLGVWSDRTRSRLGRRRPFLLAGAVLGLAALVGIALAPTLLLVGAGWILAMLGWATASQAILNVQADRIPEAQRGKIGGLTGLTGQIAPIVGIGITTAVTGDTFLVFVLPGVVGAVLLGVFLVVGKEDDTRGAVHTTPVSARTLASSYVFNPRKYPDFGWNWLGRLLFFMGLYFNTTFTTFFYAQRLDLPVREVAGAAAVIGILGVAAAALGAIGGGFLSDKLRRRKLFALVGALFFVAGALVEAFAYSFPVLMIGSVLMQLAIAFFSAVDQAIVLAVLPSREEAGRYMAVVSFAHKLPSAVAPLVAPFVIGIGASGGDKNYTLLYLTGAVLALIGGSLVFTRVRSVR; this comes from the coding sequence ATGGCCACTCCCCCCTCTCTCGGACCGCTCGAAACCCGGACCCCCGACGACCTGCCGAGGGCGAGCGCGGGCTACGTCTTCTGGATGATGGCCGCCAACTTCGGCATCTCCATGGCCTTCGTGGTCCCGCTGTCGTTCTCGCTGGCGGTGCGGATCGACGAGCTCGCCCCCGGGCACGAGGAGGTGCTCGGATACGTCACGGGCACCGCCCAGACCATCTACCTCGTGCTCAGTCCCCTGCTCGGCGTCTGGAGCGACCGCACCCGCAGCCGCCTCGGCCGCCGCCGCCCCTTCCTGCTCGCCGGCGCGGTCCTGGGCCTGGCGGCGCTGGTCGGCATCGCGCTCGCGCCGACCCTGCTGCTCGTGGGAGCCGGCTGGATCCTCGCGATGCTCGGCTGGGCGACCGCCTCCCAGGCGATCCTCAACGTGCAGGCCGACCGCATCCCCGAGGCCCAGCGCGGCAAGATCGGCGGCCTCACCGGGCTGACCGGCCAGATCGCCCCCATCGTCGGCATCGGGATCACCACCGCCGTGACGGGCGACACGTTCCTCGTCTTCGTCCTGCCCGGCGTCGTCGGCGCGGTGCTGCTCGGCGTCTTCCTCGTCGTGGGCAAGGAGGACGACACGCGCGGCGCCGTCCACACCACGCCCGTGTCGGCGCGGACGCTGGCGTCCAGCTACGTGTTCAACCCCCGCAAGTACCCCGACTTCGGCTGGAACTGGCTGGGGCGCCTGCTGTTCTTCATGGGGCTGTACTTCAACACGACGTTCACCACGTTCTTCTACGCCCAGCGCCTGGACCTGCCGGTGCGGGAGGTCGCCGGAGCGGCGGCCGTCATCGGGATCCTCGGCGTCGCCGCGGCGGCCCTCGGCGCGATCGGCGGCGGCTTCCTGTCGGACAAGCTGCGGCGGCGCAAGCTGTTCGCCCTCGTCGGCGCGCTGTTCTTCGTCGCGGGCGCGCTGGTGGAGGCCTTCGCGTACTCCTTCCCCGTGCTGATGATCGGGTCCGTGCTGATGCAGCTCGCGATCGCGTTCTTCAGCGCGGTCGACCAGGCGATCGTGCTCGCGGTGCTGCCGAGCAGGGAGGAGGCCGGGCGGTACATGGCCGTGGTGTCGTTCGCCCACAAGCTCCCGAGCGCGGTCGCGCCGCTCGTCGCCCCGTTCGTCATCGGCATCGGCGCGAGCGGCGGCGACAAGAACTACACGCTGCTCTACCTCACCGGCGCGGTGCTGGCGCTCATCGGCGGGTCGCTGGTGTTCACGCGGGTGCGGTCGGTGCGATGA
- a CDS encoding SDR family NAD(P)-dependent oxidoreductase, producing MSIADVSGKSLAELVSLRGRRAVVTGGGRGLGRAIALRLAEAGADLLIGDIDEELAVTAAKQLAERHGVRAIGTAMDVTDAASVAAAADLAVSELGGLEIWVNNAGIFPSVPLLEMSEETWDQVFAVNARGVFVGAREAARRMSAAGPSGVTGGAIVNIISTAGFRGSAPGLAAYVGSKHAARGLTRELALELAPLGIRVLGVAPSYVPTEGNMMAAAAVPAGELPPTNLMLNGPVGRIGVPDDIARVVLFCASDLAAFMTGSTLLADGGDTA from the coding sequence ATGTCCATTGCCGATGTGTCGGGCAAGTCCCTGGCGGAGCTCGTCTCCCTGCGCGGGCGGCGCGCGGTCGTGACCGGCGGCGGTCGCGGGCTGGGCCGGGCGATCGCGCTCCGCCTGGCCGAGGCGGGCGCCGACCTGCTGATCGGCGACATCGACGAAGAGCTCGCCGTCACCGCCGCCAAGCAGCTCGCCGAACGCCACGGCGTACGCGCGATCGGCACCGCCATGGACGTCACCGACGCGGCGTCCGTGGCCGCGGCGGCCGACCTCGCCGTGTCCGAGCTCGGCGGCCTGGAGATCTGGGTGAACAACGCCGGGATCTTCCCGAGCGTCCCGCTGCTGGAGATGAGCGAGGAGACCTGGGACCAGGTGTTCGCGGTGAACGCGCGCGGCGTCTTCGTCGGCGCGCGTGAGGCGGCGCGGCGGATGTCGGCGGCGGGCCCGAGCGGTGTCACCGGCGGCGCCATCGTGAACATCATCTCGACCGCGGGTTTCCGCGGGAGCGCGCCGGGCCTGGCCGCCTACGTCGGGTCCAAGCACGCCGCCCGCGGTCTCACGCGCGAGCTGGCCCTCGAACTCGCTCCGCTGGGCATCCGCGTGCTCGGGGTGGCGCCGAGCTACGTCCCCACGGAGGGCAACATGATGGCGGCGGCGGCCGTGCCGGCCGGCGAGCTCCCGCCGACCAACCTCATGCTGAACGGCCCGGTCGGCCGGATCGGCGTGCCCGACGACATCGCGCGCGTCGTCCTGTTCTGCGCGTCGGACCTGGCCGCCTTCATGACGGGCAGCACGCTGCTCGCCGACGGCGGCGACACCGCCTGA
- a CDS encoding amino acid permease, with amino-acid sequence MRDDTARTDSDGLARFGYEQSFERRTGRFASFAVAFAFVSIATGIFTTYGSVLSSSGPLGIWTWPIAVVGQLAVAFVIGSLASRIPVTGYAYQWTSRLANPVLGWIIGWISFMFLAVVVVAVDYTVASTVLPVLLDYTANGGITWAVTAVILLGQAALVGGSTRWSEKVNNTAVSAELAGMVLLTVLLLVVAAVRNDMDFGNLWSRGALPAEGYWSFGDLTTAGPWVLGFLLGAFTIVGFESAANLAEETTDPERVVPRAMWQAVLASGVLGFLFLVAVTLAAGDPAALAASGTPIADVIKQTLGPVVATLLLLLVVLAIFACGLVIMMTGTRLTWAMSRDERFPGWRQWQRVSPRFGTPLRATVFYVVLAEVILGLFSAFSEDALFTLFGAATLLPAVIYAATVALYLAKRRHLPANGKFDLGAWEKPVLAVSVVWLVFELSIFRDASFRDAWLYVLVMVVIGAAYLVTLLATRGRRALDMPDMHSIDGAFAQKEQI; translated from the coding sequence ATGAGAGACGACACAGCGCGCACCGACAGCGACGGGCTGGCCCGGTTCGGTTACGAGCAGTCCTTCGAGCGGCGGACCGGCCGGTTCGCCTCGTTCGCCGTGGCCTTCGCGTTCGTCTCGATCGCGACCGGCATCTTCACCACCTACGGGTCCGTGCTGAGCTCCTCCGGGCCGCTCGGCATCTGGACCTGGCCGATCGCGGTGGTCGGCCAGCTCGCGGTGGCGTTCGTCATCGGCTCGCTGGCCTCCCGGATCCCGGTGACCGGCTACGCCTACCAGTGGACCTCCCGCCTGGCCAACCCGGTGCTCGGCTGGATCATCGGCTGGATCTCGTTCATGTTCCTGGCCGTCGTCGTCGTGGCCGTGGACTACACGGTCGCCTCGACGGTCCTGCCCGTCCTGCTGGACTACACGGCCAACGGCGGCATCACCTGGGCGGTCACCGCGGTGATCCTGCTCGGGCAGGCCGCGCTCGTCGGGGGCTCCACCCGGTGGTCCGAGAAGGTCAACAACACCGCCGTGTCGGCCGAGCTCGCCGGCATGGTGCTGCTGACCGTGCTGCTGCTCGTCGTGGCCGCGGTCCGCAACGACATGGACTTCGGCAACCTGTGGAGCAGGGGCGCCCTGCCCGCCGAGGGATACTGGAGCTTCGGCGACCTGACCACGGCCGGGCCGTGGGTGCTGGGCTTCCTGCTCGGCGCCTTCACCATCGTCGGGTTCGAGTCGGCGGCCAACCTCGCCGAGGAGACCACCGACCCCGAGCGGGTGGTCCCGCGGGCCATGTGGCAGGCGGTCCTGGCCTCCGGCGTCCTGGGCTTCCTGTTCCTGGTCGCGGTGACGCTCGCGGCCGGCGACCCCGCGGCGCTCGCCGCGTCCGGCACCCCGATCGCCGACGTCATCAAGCAGACCCTCGGACCGGTCGTCGCCACGCTCCTGCTGCTGCTGGTCGTGCTCGCGATCTTCGCCTGCGGCCTGGTCATCATGATGACCGGCACCCGCCTGACCTGGGCGATGTCCCGCGACGAGCGGTTCCCCGGCTGGCGGCAGTGGCAGCGGGTCTCGCCGCGCTTCGGCACCCCGCTGCGGGCGACGGTGTTCTACGTGGTGCTCGCCGAGGTGATCCTGGGCCTGTTCTCGGCCTTCTCGGAGGACGCGCTGTTCACCCTGTTCGGCGCGGCCACGCTGCTGCCGGCCGTCATCTACGCCGCGACCGTCGCGCTCTACCTCGCCAAGCGGCGGCACCTGCCGGCCAACGGCAAGTTCGACCTCGGCGCCTGGGAGAAGCCCGTCCTGGCGGTGTCGGTCGTGTGGCTGGTGTTCGAGCTGTCCATCTTCCGCGACGCCTCCTTCCGCGACGCCTGGCTCTACGTTCTGGTGATGGTCGTGATCGGCGCCGCCTACCTGGTGACGCTGCTGGCGACCCGTGGCCGCCGGGCGCTGGACATGCCCGACATGCACTCGATCGACGGCGCTTTCGCGCAGAAGGAGCAGATCTGA